A genome region from Clostridium pasteurianum includes the following:
- a CDS encoding glycosyl hydrolase family 18 protein translates to MNTHKKLFTLLILTFVIIFSSSSAFARVTKKSGSAPTAPTSLAASSITSSSVTLSWQTVSGASGYKVYKALLNDSNYSLVATISTNTYSSTSLTVSTKYWYFVRAYNSYGTSADSTHISVTTAAAAPTPVPTTKKLVLGFTTYYYSGDSSSYNSMAANTSTIDEIAAHTYTTDGSGNISGLVPTNQITYANNNGIKALATVANNFDGNIAKTLLESSTNRQALITNILNSLKLNGYKGVNIDLEGVYYYDRSYLTTFMNELYAALNPQGFYVTISVPAKTSDSPTSAWNGAFDYAALSKTVDQVILMTYDEHYGGGSPGPIASIGWVENVVKYAVTVMPREKIMLGTAAYGYDWSSNPTKAYGISGIYNLASTYGATINWDSVSQSPYFYYVDSSAINHTVWFENAQSLNYKLNLINSYNLSGVAIWRLGLENSDYWTSIRTKFNR, encoded by the coding sequence TTGAATACTCATAAGAAACTTTTCACACTATTAATTTTAACATTTGTAATCATTTTCAGTAGTAGTTCTGCTTTTGCACGTGTAACTAAAAAATCCGGTTCAGCACCAACTGCACCAACTTCATTAGCTGCATCTTCCATAACTTCAAGTAGTGTAACATTAAGTTGGCAGACAGTTTCTGGTGCATCTGGCTACAAAGTTTATAAAGCACTTTTAAATGATTCAAATTATTCCTTAGTAGCCACAATTTCAACTAACACTTACAGCAGCACCTCACTAACTGTCAGCACAAAATACTGGTACTTTGTAAGAGCATATAATTCTTACGGTACTTCAGCTGATTCTACTCACATAAGTGTAACAACAGCTGCCGCAGCTCCAACTCCAGTACCAACTACTAAAAAGTTAGTACTTGGTTTTACAACTTATTATTATTCAGGTGATAGTTCTTCTTATAATTCAATGGCTGCCAATACAAGTACTATTGATGAAATTGCGGCACATACTTACACTACAGATGGCTCTGGAAACATTTCTGGGCTAGTTCCAACTAATCAAATAACATATGCTAATAATAACGGAATCAAAGCCCTTGCTACGGTTGCAAATAATTTTGATGGAAACATAGCAAAAACTTTACTTGAAAGTTCTACAAATAGACAAGCTTTAATAACTAATATACTAAATTCCTTAAAGCTTAATGGCTATAAAGGCGTTAATATAGACCTTGAAGGAGTATATTACTACGATAGAAGTTATTTGACAACTTTTATGAATGAACTTTACGCTGCCTTAAATCCTCAAGGTTTTTATGTTACCATTTCTGTACCTGCAAAAACAAGTGACAGCCCTACATCAGCATGGAATGGAGCTTTTGATTATGCCGCACTTTCTAAAACAGTTGATCAAGTTATATTAATGACTTATGATGAACATTACGGCGGTGGCTCACCTGGACCTATAGCTTCAATTGGTTGGGTAGAAAATGTAGTTAAATATGCTGTAACTGTTATGCCAAGAGAAAAAATCATGCTAGGAACAGCAGCTTATGGTTATGACTGGTCTTCTAATCCTACTAAAGCATACGGTATTTCCGGAATTTATAACTTAGCCTCAACTTATGGAGCTACTATAAACTGGGATTCAGTATCACAATCACCATATTTCTATTATGTAGATTCTTCTGCTATAAATCATACTGTATGG